One Gammaproteobacteria bacterium DNA window includes the following coding sequences:
- a CDS encoding mechanosensitive ion channel — protein MLLISGCTSMRAVEYTSYDLQARISSGDLINIGDTVRVVKTDGTVHKFTVSKLSNTNIQGRDLNIAISDIARLEVKQFSATKNAIWIGAVVGIAALLSTAETETSSGNTVCFICP, from the coding sequence ATGCTGCTGATTTCAGGCTGTACTTCCATGCGGGCCGTTGAATATACATCGTATGATCTGCAAGCAAGAATTTCCTCAGGTGATTTGATAAATATCGGCGACACAGTGCGAGTGGTTAAAACGGATGGCACAGTGCACAAGTTTACAGTTAGCAAACTAAGCAACACGAATATACAAGGTAGAGACTTGAATATCGCTATTTCGGATATCGCTCGCTTGGAGGTCAAGCAATTCAGTGCAACCAAGAATGCAATTTGGATTGGCGCTGTGGTCGGGATTGCTGCACTGTTGTCAACTGCAGAAACAGAAACGTCGAGTGGTAATACTGTTTGTTTTATTTGTCCTTAG
- a CDS encoding amidohydrolase, producing the protein MKKLLLFSALLGLTSVAFAKNQENQLDELSSQVYPQVVELRRWFHEHPELSNREFNTSKRITEELEKLGLKPVSGIAKTGVVALLKGAKPGPTVALRADIDGLPVTEKTGLPFASQATSEFAGKKVGVMHACGHDSHIAMLLGAAKILVELKEELAGDVLFIFQPAEEGAPPGEEGGAELMLKEGLFEKYQPDVIFGMHVGLNMPGGQIAVRPGPAMAAVDMFELKVTGKQTHGARPWGGVDPIVTASQIIVGLQTIVARQTNITKAPAIVTVGKIDGGVRHNIIPDEVNLWGTIRNFDMNIRDDIHASIEKIATNIAESAGAKAELTIQEGYPVTVNDPELTAKMLPTLQRVSGETAVITPDLVTGAEDFSFFANEVPGVFLFLGSVEPGSDPKKAYSNHSPHFTIYEPTMQTGVRAFVNLTFDYMAMHLED; encoded by the coding sequence ATGAAAAAATTATTACTGTTTTCAGCACTACTTGGTCTCACCAGTGTAGCATTTGCAAAAAATCAGGAAAATCAATTAGATGAACTCTCGTCCCAAGTCTATCCTCAAGTTGTTGAGCTTCGTCGTTGGTTTCATGAACATCCAGAGTTGAGTAATCGTGAATTCAATACCTCCAAACGCATAACTGAAGAATTGGAAAAGCTTGGATTAAAACCCGTGTCCGGAATTGCTAAAACCGGGGTGGTCGCACTCCTGAAAGGCGCTAAGCCGGGTCCAACGGTGGCTCTACGTGCCGACATCGATGGACTTCCGGTCACTGAGAAAACCGGATTGCCATTTGCCTCACAAGCCACATCCGAATTTGCCGGAAAAAAAGTGGGCGTAATGCATGCCTGTGGTCACGACAGTCACATTGCCATGTTACTCGGTGCGGCAAAGATTCTTGTTGAGCTTAAAGAGGAACTTGCGGGAGATGTGTTATTTATTTTTCAACCGGCGGAAGAGGGTGCGCCTCCCGGTGAAGAAGGCGGCGCCGAGCTAATGCTGAAAGAAGGTTTGTTTGAAAAATACCAACCCGATGTGATCTTTGGCATGCATGTTGGGTTAAATATGCCAGGCGGACAGATTGCGGTTCGACCGGGTCCTGCCATGGCAGCTGTAGATATGTTTGAACTGAAAGTAACGGGCAAACAAACGCATGGAGCCAGACCCTGGGGTGGCGTCGATCCGATCGTTACGGCCTCACAGATCATTGTGGGCTTACAAACGATCGTTGCGCGTCAGACCAATATCACCAAAGCTCCGGCCATTGTTACGGTGGGCAAGATCGACGGCGGTGTGCGCCATAATATTATTCCGGATGAAGTGAATCTCTGGGGGACCATTCGTAATTTCGATATGAACATCCGTGATGATATTCACGCCAGTATCGAAAAGATTGCTACGAACATTGCCGAGAGTGCAGGCGCGAAAGCCGAGCTGACAATTCAGGAAGGCTATCCGGTCACGGTCAATGACCCGGAATTAACGGCAAAGATGTTGCCTACCTTGCAAAGAGTGTCAGGTGAAACCGCCGTGATCACACCCGATCTGGTAACCGGTGCCGAAGACTTTTCCTTTTTTGCCAATGAAGTCCCTGGTGTTTTCCTGTTTTTAGGTTCTGTAGAACCAGGCAGCGACCCTAAAAAAGCATACTCCAATCATTCCCCGCATTTCACCATTTACGAGCCCACTATGCAAACCGGCGTGCGGGCATTTGTGAATTTAACTTTTGACTATATGGCCATGCACCTGGAAGACTGA
- a CDS encoding OsmC family peroxiredoxin, translated as MQDFPHLYTVSVSTKPDSHVTVEADNLPSFEAAPPAAFGGPGNLWSPEDLLMAAAANCLVLSFKAIARASKLEWLSIECESRGTLDKVERKLLFTKVLSTVKLRIPQDGSVEKAEKLLHKAEAACLVTNSMSAEVELECEVVNVPVL; from the coding sequence ATGCAAGATTTCCCCCATTTGTACACGGTTTCAGTCAGCACCAAACCCGACAGTCATGTAACGGTAGAAGCAGACAACCTGCCAAGCTTTGAAGCCGCGCCACCTGCGGCCTTTGGTGGTCCCGGTAATCTTTGGTCACCCGAAGACTTACTCATGGCCGCAGCAGCCAATTGTTTGGTTTTATCTTTCAAGGCGATAGCCAGAGCGTCAAAACTCGAGTGGCTATCGATTGAGTGCGAGTCCCGGGGAACTCTGGATAAAGTCGAGCGAAAATTATTGTTCACCAAGGTCCTGTCGACGGTAAAGCTGCGTATTCCTCAGGATGGATCGGTTGAAAAGGCTGAAAAACTCTTGCATAAAGCCGAAGCGGCTTGTCTGGTCACTAACTCCATGAGCGCCGAAGTTGAGCTGGAATGTGAAGTTGTGAATGTGCCGGTGTTGTAA
- a CDS encoding VOC family protein has translation MIPVLNKIDHVHIYVPERDVAAEWYKQNLGFSIIKEFEFWAEHPGGPLTISHGEVHLALFKRDRESKTEVAFGVSGEDFLQWKTHLEKLEILDRCNDHGKAWSLYFRDPYENHFEITTYDHDFIVSNSSLK, from the coding sequence ATGATTCCAGTTCTGAATAAAATCGATCACGTCCACATCTACGTCCCTGAACGCGACGTTGCCGCCGAGTGGTACAAACAGAATCTCGGGTTTTCGATCATCAAGGAATTCGAGTTTTGGGCCGAGCATCCCGGTGGTCCTTTGACCATATCCCATGGTGAGGTACATCTTGCTTTATTCAAGCGCGACAGGGAGTCCAAAACCGAAGTGGCGTTTGGGGTTAGCGGTGAGGATTTTCTGCAATGGAAAACCCATCTGGAGAAATTGGAAATCCTTGATCGCTGCAATGACCACGGTAAAGCCTGGTCACTTTATTTCCGTGATCCTTATGAGAATCATTTTGAAATTACGACATATGATCACGATTTCATCGTGTCAAATTCCAGCCTAAAGTAG
- a CDS encoding HEAT repeat domain-containing protein, with protein sequence MSAKPGIFKRIIGQLTGQYPTLSEDAVQTDDTSEAVLQPKTSKPQRSDELVVSGEIHKIKEFAYNKDGRMRHDALNKLAALNDPETLPILYARANDWVPEIRNKAISAIVDLTTKQNAAIFVKYLPNLYHLKKCTRWKHDGLVADIENYLMEQDNVIHLLDGISSKDQKLATACFRLVIDNELAPVEDFVLNGLKHNHQRIRIKCSHLLKDLEDDLRQKALDIAIRDRNVAVRREAFMQSIKSWGSEPLAKEKLFDPHHSIREIATLHLGKSGSDVQYTYLRHLNDEDPKTLRYAIWGIGFLKGKECVQLIKPFLEHENASVRHQAKITLESLSNAPERFLDTVEWNSIDTFY encoded by the coding sequence ATGTCGGCAAAACCAGGAATCTTTAAACGCATCATTGGACAATTGACTGGCCAATACCCGACCCTGTCGGAGGATGCTGTTCAGACTGATGACACCAGCGAAGCGGTTTTACAGCCAAAGACCAGCAAACCACAACGATCGGATGAGTTAGTGGTGTCGGGTGAGATCCATAAGATCAAAGAATTTGCCTATAACAAAGACGGGCGTATGCGCCATGATGCGCTCAACAAACTTGCCGCTTTGAATGACCCGGAAACCCTACCTATTTTGTATGCGCGCGCCAATGACTGGGTGCCTGAAATTCGCAATAAGGCAATTTCGGCGATTGTGGATCTAACCACCAAACAAAACGCGGCTATCTTTGTTAAATACCTGCCGAATCTTTATCACCTCAAGAAATGTACGCGCTGGAAACACGATGGCTTGGTAGCGGACATTGAAAATTATTTGATGGAACAGGATAACGTCATTCATTTGCTCGATGGTATATCAAGTAAGGATCAAAAACTGGCAACGGCCTGTTTCCGATTGGTCATAGATAATGAGCTTGCACCAGTTGAAGACTTTGTACTAAATGGCTTAAAGCATAATCACCAGAGAATTCGAATTAAATGTTCGCATTTGCTTAAGGATCTGGAAGACGACTTACGACAAAAAGCCCTGGATATTGCCATCAGGGACCGCAATGTCGCGGTACGACGTGAAGCCTTTATGCAAAGTATCAAAAGCTGGGGTAGTGAACCACTGGCCAAGGAAAAATTGTTTGACCCTCATCACAGCATTCGTGAAATTGCAACATTACACCTGGGTAAATCCGGTTCCGATGTGCAATATACCTATTTGCGTCATTTAAATGATGAAGACCCCAAAACTTTGCGATATGCAATTTGGGGTATTGGATTTCTGAAAGGCAAGGAGTGTGTGCAGTTGATCAAACCATTTCTGGAGCATGAGAATGCCAGTGTACGACATCAGGCAAAAATTACTCTTGAGAGTCTGTCTAATGCGCCAGAACGCTTTCTGGACACGGTTGAATGGAATTCAATAGACACTTTCTATTGA
- a CDS encoding DUF3828 domain-containing protein: MIQLYTTSLIIICLAVVTPALADISTDESFESTSNVVNATSPANIPKVPKKKKLAQKLQKLVEGFYQGDNLEAFWTSEPDMYSTLLSKHLIELFENNRKQHDDLFLGFDPFVNGQDALIKDLVVYPVQVNGLNATVRASFKNFDHEITLIYSFVWEGSVWKLDEMVSISGGYRWLLSDVLINP, from the coding sequence ATGATACAACTATACACAACTTCACTCATAATAATTTGCCTGGCTGTAGTTACTCCAGCTTTGGCTGATATTTCTACTGATGAGTCATTCGAAAGTACGAGCAATGTGGTGAATGCTACCTCCCCAGCAAATATTCCAAAAGTTCCAAAAAAGAAAAAACTCGCACAAAAATTACAAAAACTAGTTGAAGGATTCTATCAAGGCGACAATCTGGAGGCTTTTTGGACGTCTGAGCCTGATATGTACTCAACATTACTCTCAAAACACCTGATCGAGCTATTTGAAAATAACCGTAAGCAACATGATGATCTATTCCTTGGCTTCGATCCTTTTGTTAATGGCCAGGACGCCTTGATCAAAGACCTTGTGGTTTATCCGGTTCAAGTCAACGGATTAAACGCAACTGTTAGAGCATCGTTCAAGAACTTTGATCATGAAATTACTTTGATCTACAGCTTTGTTTGGGAAGGCAGTGTATGGAAACTGGATGAAATGGTGTCAATTTCCGGCGGTTATCGCTGGCTACTCAGTGATGTGCTCATCAATCCGTAA